A region from the Thermanaeromonas toyohensis ToBE genome encodes:
- a CDS encoding DUF5343 domain-containing protein produces the protein MKHDEQITVPYVPFRTFLTAIESLEQGLPSRIDRSVWPSFSGATQNQLLHAFRFLGLIDKDGYTQPILEKLVEDKENRKTILKELLMNSYSEVLKAIDLMKVSPMQLEETIRKYGVKGSTLQKAISFLLQACQYSGIALGPLLNNKTRSISSSSRRKKTFKVRENISNSDVVISDKSMKSYQIANDEVFGQGTSKTIELKSGGKLTLIASLNVFEMTKEDREFVFSLIDKLQEYERKLTAEPEQQQMSQFSKNTMF, from the coding sequence ATGAAGCATGACGAACAAATTACAGTACCTTATGTTCCCTTCCGAACCTTTCTAACTGCAATTGAAAGTCTTGAACAAGGCTTACCTAGTAGAATTGACCGTTCTGTATGGCCTAGCTTTTCCGGAGCTACTCAGAATCAGCTTTTGCATGCCTTTAGATTCCTGGGACTAATCGACAAAGACGGTTATACTCAACCTATTCTTGAAAAACTCGTGGAAGATAAAGAAAACAGAAAAACTATTTTAAAGGAATTGCTTATGAATTCTTATTCGGAAGTTCTTAAAGCAATTGACTTGATGAAAGTATCACCTATGCAACTAGAGGAGACTATTCGGAAATATGGCGTCAAGGGTTCTACCCTTCAAAAAGCAATTAGCTTCCTATTGCAAGCTTGCCAGTATTCTGGAATAGCGCTTGGCCCGTTACTCAATAACAAAACACGTTCAATTAGCAGTAGTTCTCGGCGCAAGAAAACGTTTAAGGTTCGTGAGAATATATCAAATTCGGACGTGGTTATTTCGGATAAGAGCATGAAAAGCTACCAAATCGCTAACGACGAAGTATTCGGACAAGGTACTTCTAAAACCATTGAACTAAAAAGTGGAGGCAAGTTAACCTTAATAGCTTCTTTGAATGTTTTTGAGATGACAAAAGAAGACAGAGAGTTTGTTTTTAGCCTAATCGATAAATTACAGGAATATGAAAGGAAGCTAACTGCAGAGCCAGAGCAGCAGCAAATGAGCCAGTTTAGTAAAAACACTATGTTCTGA
- a CDS encoding N-acetylmuramoyl-L-alanine amidase → MTVALGPEPVAMASRTPESIRYIVLHHSATEEGNVEIFRREHVEVNGWADIGYHFVICNGRGGADGEVQTGRDILKTGAHAPGRNQDSVGICLVGDFTKTKPTSAQILSLYGLIKSLMRQYPITPERILGHNEVNATACPGCLDVATIRSTIAQGKFPKDYEGHWAEATIKKVLELGLIHGYPDGSFRPDQPATRAELAAALLNLYQKLKG, encoded by the coding sequence ATGACGGTAGCACTGGGGCCTGAACCCGTAGCTATGGCCTCCCGCACTCCAGAGAGCATACGCTATATCGTATTGCACCATTCTGCTACCGAAGAGGGCAATGTTGAGATCTTCCGCCGAGAGCACGTTGAAGTAAACGGTTGGGCCGACATAGGGTACCATTTTGTAATCTGCAATGGGCGTGGTGGGGCAGATGGAGAAGTACAAACGGGGCGGGATATTCTCAAAACAGGTGCTCATGCTCCTGGTAGAAATCAGGATAGTGTAGGTATCTGCCTCGTGGGTGACTTTACTAAGACCAAGCCCACTTCTGCACAGATTCTCTCTTTGTACGGCTTGATAAAGTCTCTAATGCGGCAGTACCCTATCACGCCGGAACGGATATTAGGCCATAACGAAGTGAATGCCACTGCCTGCCCTGGGTGCTTGGATGTAGCGACCATACGTAGCACTATAGCGCAAGGGAAGTTCCCGAAGGACTATGAAGGGCATTGGGCGGAGGCAACAATCAAAAAAGTGCTAGAACTCGGCCTCATACACGGCTACCCGGATGGAAGTTTTCGCCCCGACCAGCCCGCTACCAGGGCAGAGTTGGCGGCGGCCTTGCTCAATCTATACCAAAAGCTGAAAGGATGA
- a CDS encoding phage holin family protein, translated as MENIGSYVKWTIATIGGLLTGLLGGWDVALKVLVLFVVLDYITGLTAAWYEKRLNSDVGLKGIAKKILLFVPVAVGYWLDIALGTEVLRSLAIFFYIANEGLSILENLSRAGVAVPAPLKAALEQLKEKQGGAAQDDGSTGA; from the coding sequence ATGGAGAACATAGGGAGTTACGTTAAATGGACTATTGCAACAATAGGCGGCCTGCTCACGGGTCTGCTGGGGGGCTGGGACGTGGCATTAAAGGTGCTGGTACTTTTCGTTGTGCTGGACTACATTACCGGCCTGACGGCGGCCTGGTATGAGAAAAGGCTAAACTCCGACGTAGGCTTGAAGGGCATTGCGAAGAAAATACTCCTTTTTGTGCCGGTGGCTGTAGGTTACTGGCTGGATATTGCTTTGGGGACAGAAGTGCTCCGAAGTCTAGCCATTTTCTTCTATATCGCTAACGAAGGACTCTCAATATTAGAAAACCTCTCTAGGGCTGGAGTGGCTGTCCCTGCCCCCCTAAAGGCAGCCTTGGAGCAGCTAAAGGAAAAGCAGGGGGGTGCCGCCCAAGATGACGGTAGCACTGGGGCCTGA
- a CDS encoding trypsin-like peptidase domain-containing protein, producing MYKDVTPDRWSRVSIEAVSKAGLMSGYPDGTFQPEKPLTREEMASILHRWMFRNGLFDDILPAVMPSIVMVHTGTNLGSGACIANDQEGSYIITNNHVVGLNTTFTLMKENSENFPGEIVVADQHNDLALIKTAKTLPPLKLAEQDPALGEPVAVIGAPAGLIESVTVGIISNLSRQGGKWLQLDAPINPGNSGGPVINERGEIVGIAVAKIVGEAFEGLGYAIKLQVVKDFLARVADKIR from the coding sequence ATGTATAAAGACGTAACCCCCGACCGCTGGAGTCGAGTGAGCATCGAAGCCGTGAGCAAGGCGGGCTTAATGTCCGGCTACCCTGACGGCACTTTTCAACCAGAGAAGCCCCTCACCCGAGAGGAAATGGCTTCCATTCTTCATCGCTGGATGTTTCGCAATGGCCTTTTTGATGATATTCTTCCTGCCGTAATGCCTTCCATAGTAATGGTGCACACCGGAACCAACTTAGGCAGTGGGGCCTGTATCGCTAATGACCAAGAGGGAAGCTATATCATCACCAATAACCATGTAGTAGGACTGAATACCACGTTTACCCTTATGAAAGAAAATAGCGAGAACTTTCCTGGGGAGATAGTCGTCGCTGACCAGCATAATGATTTAGCCCTCATCAAAACTGCCAAAACCTTGCCTCCGCTGAAGCTGGCAGAACAAGACCCGGCCTTGGGTGAGCCTGTAGCTGTTATCGGTGCTCCTGCTGGCCTGATAGAGAGCGTAACCGTAGGGATAATAAGCAACCTAAGTCGCCAGGGAGGAAAGTGGCTGCAATTAGATGCCCCCATAAACCCCGGCAACAGTGGAGGCCCGGTGATAAACGAGCGTGGAGAAATAGTCGGCATTGCAGTAGCTAAAATCGTAGGAGAAGCTTTTGAGGGGCTGGGTTATGCCATCAAACTGCAAGTCGTAAAAGATTTCTTGGCACGTGTAGCAGATAAAATTCGATGA
- a CDS encoding YmfQ family protein → MADYEITSTRGKEMLTYLPRYYETSRVMKAILQAQGSEFDKLRQALDEVLNQFFVSTATWGLERWEKELGLPPAEDQPESERRDRIISRLRGYGTATIYVVKKVAESYDKGAVDVIEDFEGYTVTIRFVDTTGVPPNLEDLKAAVRAVVPAHLDLKYEFNYFIWDEWDAKNETWDAFDSLALTWDQLEVRS, encoded by the coding sequence ATGGCAGATTATGAAATAACCAGCACGCGAGGCAAAGAAATGCTGACGTACCTTCCCCGATATTACGAAACAAGCCGAGTAATGAAAGCCATCCTACAGGCCCAGGGTAGTGAGTTCGACAAGTTAAGGCAGGCCTTAGACGAAGTTCTCAACCAGTTTTTCGTTAGCACTGCCACGTGGGGGCTAGAAAGGTGGGAAAAGGAGCTAGGCTTGCCTCCTGCGGAAGACCAACCTGAGTCCGAGCGGCGGGATAGAATTATCTCCAGGCTACGCGGGTACGGTACGGCTACTATTTACGTGGTCAAAAAAGTGGCAGAAAGCTATGACAAGGGAGCTGTTGATGTAATTGAAGACTTTGAGGGTTATACCGTAACGATTCGTTTCGTGGATACTACGGGAGTGCCGCCTAACCTGGAGGATTTGAAGGCAGCGGTACGGGCAGTGGTCCCGGCACACCTGGATTTGAAATACGAGTTCAACTACTTTATTTGGGACGAGTGGGATGCCAAGAACGAGACCTGGGACGCGTTCGATAGCCTTGCTCTCACTTGGGATCAATTGGAGGTGAGGTCGTAA
- a CDS encoding baseplate J/gp47 family protein — translation MATLPEYLTEQTEENILKRMLDSLPADLDKAEGSYLWDALAPAAMELAQAAIWAQEVLRRGFASTTFGQYLDLRCEEHGITRKPAVKATGQVKFTGLAGTVVPAGTRVATPADPTTGTPSIEFVTTASVTLDSTGTGYAPIEAVKAGASGNVAAGAISILVTPVSGVSAVTNPSATSGGLDQEDDASLLARFLQRVRSPSAGGNKADYVNWAMEVTGVGGVSVVPVRDGPGTVSIAVINTNKEPADQALVDAVQNYIAPPWVNEIEAENMTLGGYGTSIDTTLTDDTGDSVKMVYDASGPGTITHSSLHTLLQQPGIWQARVRIKVDNNAGTADLLQVGIWNVSAAAWAKTRPGGTIDAVITLKASDLATAFDDKIVEFYWNGQDQLELRITRLTTDTTTIVWVDRAVYRSTFSKDTGEGKAPIGARVTVEPATAVLINISATLTIAPGYNADSVKSAVVENLKSYIRSLAFADDNDVRYARIGTVILDTPGVLDYSNLLVNGGTSNIAIGPQEVAVLGTVTLT, via the coding sequence ATGGCTACCTTGCCAGAGTACCTTACAGAGCAAACGGAGGAAAATATCCTCAAGCGGATGCTGGATAGTCTCCCGGCGGATCTGGACAAGGCAGAAGGATCTTACCTCTGGGATGCATTAGCTCCGGCTGCTATGGAGTTAGCTCAAGCAGCTATCTGGGCCCAGGAGGTTTTGCGGCGGGGTTTTGCTTCTACTACCTTCGGCCAGTACCTAGACTTGCGCTGTGAAGAACATGGGATTACACGGAAGCCAGCGGTAAAGGCCACCGGGCAAGTAAAGTTTACTGGCCTGGCGGGAACAGTGGTTCCGGCTGGAACTAGAGTAGCTACACCGGCAGATCCGACTACTGGAACTCCTTCGATAGAATTTGTCACCACGGCCTCAGTTACACTGGACAGTACTGGAACGGGATATGCGCCTATAGAGGCAGTAAAAGCTGGCGCTTCTGGCAACGTAGCAGCTGGCGCTATTAGCATTTTGGTCACACCAGTAAGCGGGGTTTCGGCAGTAACTAACCCTTCCGCTACCTCAGGAGGCTTAGACCAGGAGGATGATGCTTCACTCCTGGCTCGCTTTCTGCAGCGGGTGCGGTCTCCATCAGCTGGAGGAAATAAGGCCGATTACGTGAACTGGGCTATGGAGGTAACAGGAGTGGGAGGTGTTTCAGTAGTACCGGTACGGGACGGCCCTGGTACAGTGAGCATAGCGGTTATAAACACGAATAAAGAACCGGCCGACCAGGCCTTGGTGGACGCAGTCCAGAATTATATAGCCCCGCCCTGGGTGAACGAAATCGAAGCAGAAAACATGACCCTGGGCGGCTACGGTACCAGCATAGATACTACGCTGACCGACGACACCGGCGACAGCGTAAAAATGGTCTATGACGCTTCCGGGCCCGGGACTATTACGCACTCTAGTTTGCACACTCTCCTCCAACAGCCCGGCATCTGGCAGGCCCGGGTACGAATAAAGGTGGACAATAATGCTGGAACAGCGGATCTCCTTCAGGTGGGAATATGGAACGTCTCAGCAGCGGCCTGGGCGAAGACCAGACCAGGTGGAACAATAGACGCCGTGATAACTCTTAAGGCCAGTGACTTAGCTACTGCCTTCGATGACAAAATTGTAGAGTTCTACTGGAACGGCCAAGATCAATTAGAACTGCGAATAACCCGCCTTACCACGGATACCACGACAATAGTTTGGGTGGATCGAGCGGTTTACCGCAGTACTTTTTCTAAGGACACCGGCGAGGGTAAGGCTCCTATTGGGGCAAGAGTGACTGTAGAACCAGCCACGGCGGTACTGATAAACATTTCGGCTACGCTTACGATAGCTCCAGGCTATAATGCCGACAGCGTTAAGAGTGCAGTGGTGGAAAACCTGAAATCATATATCCGCAGTCTGGCTTTTGCAGATGATAACGACGTGCGCTATGCCAGGATAGGAACGGTAATCCTCGACACTCCTGGCGTATTAGACTACTCAAACTTACTCGTGAACGGCGGTACGTCCAACATAGCTATTGGCCCGCAGGAAGTGGCTGTTCTCGGAACTGTGACCCTGACGTAG
- a CDS encoding DUF2634 domain-containing protein, which produces MSRDKTAVRFGRSFKFDFEAGEFVLTPNGKVTETQDVEAWLEWCSKALRTARYKYLVYSRNYGQEYEELIGKGLTRAAIESEIKRITEETLKVDPRTAGVKNFTFTWDNGAVYFTCEVSNVRGEIGQISGSVVIG; this is translated from the coding sequence TTGAGCAGAGATAAAACTGCCGTGCGGTTTGGCCGCTCGTTTAAATTTGATTTCGAGGCTGGCGAATTTGTCCTTACTCCCAATGGTAAAGTGACAGAAACCCAGGATGTAGAGGCCTGGCTGGAGTGGTGCAGCAAGGCATTAAGGACGGCTCGTTATAAGTATTTAGTTTACAGCCGCAATTACGGTCAAGAATATGAGGAGCTTATAGGCAAGGGTCTAACACGGGCAGCGATTGAGAGCGAGATAAAAAGGATAACCGAGGAAACGCTCAAGGTAGACCCCAGAACAGCTGGGGTTAAAAATTTTACATTTACCTGGGACAATGGTGCAGTCTATTTTACCTGTGAAGTATCGAACGTGAGAGGAGAAATAGGACAGATTAGCGGAAGCGTGGTGATAGGCTGA